The Oceanibaculum nanhaiense genome includes the window CCAGGACGCGCGACACCGAGCGCGGCGCGGAGGTGCGCTACAAGCTGGATATCGAATTCCTGGAAGCCGCCGCCGGTGCCAAGAAGCGCGCCACCTTCCCCGACGGCAAGTCGCTGGACATCACCATCCCGGCAGGCACCGAAAGCGGCCAGACGCTGCGCCTGAAGGGTCAGGGCCGCCCCGGCACCCAGGGCAGCCCGCCGGGCGATGCCTATGTCGAGGTCACGGTGAAGCCGCACCATTATTTCGAGCGCCGGGACATCAACATCTATCTCGATCTGCCGGTGGCGTTACAGGAGGCAGCCCTCGGTGCCTCGGTTTCCGTGCCGACCATCGACGGCAAGGTGCAACTGCGCATTCCCGCCGGATCCAACGGCGACACCACCTTGCGCCTGAAGGGCAAGGGCGTGCTGGACCGCAAGAGCGGCATCCGCGGCGACCAGTATGTGCGGTTGCGCATCATGCTGCCCGACCCGGCCGACCGCGAGCTCACCGATTTCCTGGAACGCTGGAAGCCGAAGAACAGTTTCAACCCGCGCAAGGC containing:
- a CDS encoding DnaJ C-terminal domain-containing protein, with the translated sequence MRDPYDVLGVAPNASQADIKAAFRKLAKKYHPDVNAGDPDVERKFKEANTAYNLLSDPDKRAKFDRGDLDAEGNERRFSGGGYRGTRAGTRTSSGRPRGPFGFGGSSGTAEDFFSEFFRAAGMKPEDVKAQARAGQAGAGQTGAGQTRADAGQGAGAKTRTRDTERGAEVRYKLDIEFLEAAAGAKKRATFPDGKSLDITIPAGTESGQTLRLKGQGRPGTQGSPPGDAYVEVTVKPHHYFERRDINIYLDLPVALQEAALGASVSVPTIDGKVQLRIPAGSNGDTTLRLKGKGVLDRKSGIRGDQYVRLRIMLPDPADRELTDFLERWKPKNSFNPRKALGME